The DNA region GATATAAACAAGATACAGCTTGGACAAAAAGCTGATATTACTTTTGACGATATACAGGGCAAAACATTTACAGGCTCAGTAGCTAGCATTGCTTATACAGGACAAACTTCAAACAATGTAACTACTTATAATGTAGTGGTTACCATAGATAATCCATCTGGAATAAAAATTGGCATGAATGGTAATGTAAATATACAAGTACAAAATAAAGATAATGTACTAATGGTTCCTACTGAAGCTATACAAACCAGAAATGGTAAAAAATATGTCATGGAACCTACCTCAAGCGCTTCTGGCACATCTAATAGTTCAGGAAGTAGCCGTCAGGGCAATGGATACAGTGGAAATGGTGGAAGCGGTGGAAACGGTGGACAACGAGGTGGAAACGGGCAAAGTGGATCTTATAGTGGCGGCAATAGAGCTTCCTCCTCTGGTGGAAAACTTGTTGAAATTGAAACTGGAATAGAAAACCAAAACGATGTGGAAATAACAAGTGGTCTTCAAGAAGGTCAAAAAGTCTTAGTTCAGCTACCAAATATATCTTCTAGTGGCTCAGGCTCACAAGGTAGATCTGGCGGTGGTGGCGGCTTCGGCGGCGGCAGTGGCAGTTTCGGCGGTGGTGGCGGCAGCTTCGGCGGCGGCAGTGGCTCCGGTGGTGGTGGCCGTTCTGGAAATTAGTATATTTACCTCATAACCAGAATTCTTAGACAGGTAGAACTTTACTCTATCTGAAATCTAAGAGTAATTATCTAGGAACGTCCGCTGTTATCTCTAACTTTTAGAAGCTTGCATTCTGCGGCTAGTTATTAGATAAAAATTAATTATGGAGGAAACTATAAATGATTGAAGTAAAAAATCTCAGTAAAATTTACACAATGGGCAAAGAGAAAGTTTACGCACTAGATAATATTTCTCTAAGTATAAAAGATGGAGAATTTGCTGCTATCGTTGGTCCATCAGGCTCTGGAAAATCCACATTGATGAATATTTTAGGCTGTCTTGATGTACCTACTCAGGGAAATTATATATTAGATGGTAAACCCGTTGAAAGCTTAAATGATGATCAACTTGCTGAAATACGAAACGAAAAAATAGGCTTTATATTTCAAAGATACAATTTACTTACAAAACTAAATGTTTACGAAAATGTGGAAATACCACTAATTTATTTGGGTCTAAATTCAGGAGAGAGAAAACAGAGAGTAATTGATGCCTTGGAACAAGTAGGTTTATCAACGCGTACTCATCATAAACCTACTGAGCTTTCTGGTGGTCAGCAGCAAAGAGTATCCATAGCAAGAGCTCTTGCCACTAACCCCTCATTAATAATGGCAGATGAACCTACAGGAGCTTTGGACAGTAAAACTGGTAAAGAAGTCCTTGCATTATTACAGGATCTCCATAAAACTGGAAGAACAATTGTATTAATAACTCATGATCTTGCTATAGCCGAAAAAGCAGAAAGAAGAATACAAGTAAAGGATGGTCACATAATTTCTGATGATGGGAGGAATATGTAAATGAAGGTAATTCAGCTATTTAAAATGGCTATCAAATCTATCATTGGTAATAAAATAAGATCTATTCTTACTATGCTTGGTATAATTATAGGTATAGCTTCAGTTATAATTCTTGTTGCCATGGGCCAAGGGACTACTAAACAGGTTCAAGACTCCATACAAAGCATGGGTACTAATCTTATAACTGTAAGTGTTGTTGGGAATAGAAATGAGCCTGTTACAACTAAGGAATTAGATCAACTTAAAACTAAACCTGGAATTGCAGATATATCTCCAACATTAACCCAAAATGTTAACCTTGCAGCTAATGATCAAACTACTAGTACTTCTGCTCAAGCTGTAGAGCCAAATTTTGCAACAATTAGAAATATGTCAGTTGAAAGCGGAAGATTTATAAATCAGTCAGATTTAGACAACAGGTATCACTCAGCTGTAGTTGGCACAGAGGTTGCTACTTCACTTTTTAACACTACTAATGTTGTAGGACAAACAATAAGCGTGAACGGTGTAGATTTTAATATAGTTGGTGTTTTAACCTCAATGGGAACAAGTTCTGCTGGTTCGTCAGATAATACAATATTACTTCCTCTTACAACAGCACAAAGGCTTTTAAAAACAACACAAGTAAAGACCTTTTACGTCCAGGCATCAAGTTCTAGCTCTGTAGATAATGCCATGTCTTATCTTCAAATTTTTCTAGACAAAAAATATAGTCTGCCAATTAGTTCAAGTACTACAGCTACAAATAAATATTTTAGAGTAATGAATGAAACCAGTTT from Clostridium pasteurianum BC1 includes:
- a CDS encoding ABC transporter ATP-binding protein; translated protein: MIEVKNLSKIYTMGKEKVYALDNISLSIKDGEFAAIVGPSGSGKSTLMNILGCLDVPTQGNYILDGKPVESLNDDQLAEIRNEKIGFIFQRYNLLTKLNVYENVEIPLIYLGLNSGERKQRVIDALEQVGLSTRTHHKPTELSGGQQQRVSIARALATNPSLIMADEPTGALDSKTGKEVLALLQDLHKTGRTIVLITHDLAIAEKAERRIQVKDGHIISDDGRNM
- a CDS encoding ABC transporter permease yields the protein MKVIQLFKMAIKSIIGNKIRSILTMLGIIIGIASVIILVAMGQGTTKQVQDSIQSMGTNLITVSVVGNRNEPVTTKELDQLKTKPGIADISPTLTQNVNLAANDQTTSTSAQAVEPNFATIRNMSVESGRFINQSDLDNRYHSAVVGTEVATSLFNTTNVVGQTISVNGVDFNIVGVLTSMGTSSAGSSDNTILLPLTTAQRLLKTTQVKTFYVQASSSSSVDNAMSYLQIFLDKKYSLPISSSTTATNKYFRVMNETSLLQTATSTQQSMTNMLSGVAAISLVVGGIGIMNIMLVSVMERTREIGIRKALGAKRKAILLQFLIEAVFISGIGGIIGVLIGIGGGQLLKTYNHTAIQLSGTVILAAFAFSVTVGVVFGLYPANKASKLNPIDALSYE